From the genome of Rhizobium oryzihabitans:
CGGGTGCAGGTGCAACTGGAATCCTGAGCGGCCTACCGGAAATAGAAAAGAGCGCGGAAAGCCCGCGCTCTTCATTGGTTGGATACCATCTATCCGGCTTCGTGAATGCCGGCCGGTTCTACTGATAGACGTAGACGATCCGGTGCGTCGATGGTTCGACCAGAACCGGCACGTCGTTCACCCGGACATAACGATACTGGTAGTCGGGGACTTCGACCAGGCGGGTGTCGGAGGGCAGGGTCGTGCCGACGACGACGTCGCCATCGAAGGTGACGGTGTCCGCAGGGTGCTCGTCCATATAGGTGATGACGGCTTCGGGCGGGGTAATGTCCACATCGCCAACACGGCCGAGGTTCGGGTCGCCGGGATTAGGTTCCGCCTGCACGCTCGAGGTTTTCTCATATGTCACGACCGGCACGCTGAGTTCCGAGCGGCGCTGTTCGAGAACGACGGGCGAGCCCTCATACATGACATTCAGATAATCGGCATGGGCCCAGCCGCGCAGGCCGTTGACTTCGATGCGGCACCAGCTGCTGCCTTCCATGCAGCCGTCCAGAACCGCATTGCTGCCACGGGTGGCAAGGCCGAGTTCGGGATAGTCTTCACCCGGGCCTGAGCGAACGGAAATATCCGATGCGGTGGTGGCGACCATGGCGGCGTTTGCATAACCGGCCATGAGGGCGAAAGCGCCGCCAGCCATGAGCATTTTAAGCGTCTTGTCCATGTGTCTCACTCCTTTTAAGACTGGAGCTACAACGTCGAAGCCACTCGCGCGTTCCACATTTTTCGTCGGAAACTCATCAAAGCATCCTGGGAATTTCCGGTATATAATTGAATTATATAGATATTTTCAGAGAGATAAAGGCTGCTGGAAAGCAATGGGTTTCCGTCGCCATTGTGCCGAAACCAGCCGCAGGCTATAGGAAGCAGGATTTGTCAGACAAGGAGATGCGAGAAATGGGAAAGTTGCAGGCGGGCATTATTCCGGTCACCCCGTTCGAACAGAACTGCACCATTCTCTTCGATCAGGATACCAAGGAAGGGGTCGTGGTTGATCCCGGCGGGGACGTGGACGTCATCCTTCAGGTGGTCTCCGAAAACGGCATCACCCTCAAGGAAATCTGGCTGACGCACGGGCATCTCGACCATGCCGGCGGCGCCGATGAATTGCGCGAAAAGCTCTCCTTGCCGGTAATCGGTCCGCATGAGGACGATCGGCCGCTGCTGGAGAGGGTCGAGGCGCAGGCCGAAAAATACGGCATCAGCGGCCTTCGCAATGTTTTGCCGGACCAATGGCTGAAAGAGGGTGACAAGGTTTCCTTCGGCGATCATGTGTTCGAGGTCTATCATTGCCCGGGTCACGCTCCGGGCCACGTCATCTATTACAATCGCGACCAGCAATTTGCCCATGTCGGTGACGTGCTGTTTGCAGGATCGGTCGGCCGCACGGATCTGCCGGGTGGAAACCATGAGCAATTGATGGCATCCATTCGCGACAAGCTGCTGCCGCTCGGCGATGATGTCGGTTTTATCTGCGGCCATGGGCCGGGCGGGCGGCTGGGTGAGGAGAGGCGCGCCAATCCCTATCTCAAGGGTATCTGAGTTACGGCATCTTGGTGCCTGTCGGCTGCGCGCAAAAAAACCCGGCATTCCTGCCGGGCTTCAACTAGAAAAGAAAGCCGTTTTAGGGTCAGCCAGCAATCTGCAGATTGACTGCCTTCGGGCCCTTGCCGCGACGATCCGGTTCCGTGTCGAAGCTCACTTTCTGATTTTCTGAAAGTCCGGACAGGCCGGAAGCCTGTACAGCAGAGATGTGAACAAAGATATCAGCGCCACCATTGTCTGGCTTGATGAAGCCGAAGCCTTTGTCTGTATTGAAGAATTTTACGGTGCCAGTTTCGGCCATGCATCAGGTCCTTTTCGCTCTGCCCGCGTTCAGCTACAGGCAGCATTACAGTTTTGCCCCGCGAGGGCGTTGGCAGGCAGTTCTTGACTATTGAGAAAAAGGACCTTCACAGCGGGAAGTAATGGCGTTCTCATCCAACGTTTTTCGTCCCACCGCCCGAGGTTTATAGCGTCCCCAGTGCGCAAATTTATAGGCCTTCCCATGCTCGCAAATTGCCCGAACCGCGGTAGAGTGATGCGTTTATTTAAAATTGGCAAGCAAAAGTTTTCACGGGCTTTTTGTCAGATAAAAAACCTGCGGTAGAATTACTGCGTGGAATCGCATATTTTTTTCGCATAATCGATTGTTGATGAAATAATTGCCGTTCACCTTTGGTTTTCCCGGCAAAATTTGAATATCGAACCTCGATTTTTCAGCGAATGAGAAAAATACGTTCTTTTGGCGTCAGGCCGTTCCAGCCATGGATTTTTGCCGCTTTCGCGTCAGCTCCGGCACCAGTTCGACGATCAATATGGCGACGAAAATGATCAGGCAGCCGACATAACCTGCGTTGGAAATGGTTTCCTTCAGGAAAACCGAGGCCAGCAAAGCGCCGAAAAGCGCCTCTGAGGACAGGAATATCGCCGCCTGCGGCGCCGTCGTGTAACGCTGGCCGATGACCTGCAGCACAAAGGCGAGGCCGGAGGAAACGAGGCCGACATAGAGAATTTCCGCCAGCGATGCCTCGATGGACGCCATGCTGATGGGTTCGAAGACCACCCCGATCATGCAACTCAAAAGGGAGCAAACCGCAAACTGGGTGCAGGAAAGCGCCAGAGGCCGCTCGCTTTCGGAGACGAAACGGCCCGCGAGCGTGATCTGGATCGCCCAGAAGAAGGCGCAGATGATGCTGAGAATATCGCCGCGCGTCAGCGTTTCGAACGCGCCGCCGGAGAGCAGGAAAATGCCACCCAGCATCATCAGGGCGCAGGGCCAGACGATCCAGTGGGGGTGGCGCCGGTAAAGGACGACGGCGATGACCGGAACGAAGATGACGTAGAGCCCGGTCAGGAAGCTGGAATTAGTGACGGTCGTGGTCAAAAGCCCGACCTGCTGGGTGGTGGCGCCGCCAAACAGGGCGAGGCCCACGAGAATGAAGCTGCCAATCTCCCTGCGGCGCGGCGGCGATTTTTTCGAACGGGTTTCCATCATCGCAAATGGCAAAACGGCGATGGCGGCAATGGCGAAACGCAGGCCGACGAACCAGAACGGGCCGATCGAGGCCATGGCGGAGGATTGGGCGACAAAGCCACCTCCCCAGATCGCTGCGGCGAGCAGAAGCAGCATATTGGCCTGAATACGCGTCATGATTGGCACCAGCACAGCAGGGGCCGGAAGATCATTCAGTCACGGCCTTGGAAATTCGGGGATTTTTTGAAATGTCGATCCGACGGTTTCGCTGGTGCTTTAGCAGCAAGCTGCCGATGCCGCAAGTCAGGGGAGATGGCCACAGCGGGTGCGGGAGCCGATGCCACCCTTTATGGTGGCGGCCTATTTGAAGCGGCGGGCTTCATCCTTCAGGCTTCGCCGGGTGAGTGTGAGGCCGCCTATGCCGAGGCCGATGAAGGCTGCGGCCGACAGAATGATAAGCAGCATGTGAGGACCCGCCTGCGATGTTGTCGCCACCTGCGGGATAGCGGATGTGTGCAGGGTATCGACCGCCTGAGACGCTGCATTTGCCGAGGTTGCAATGCCGGCTGCCATGGTGACAATGACAAGAAACGCCGCGACCGCCATCCAGAGCGAGAACAGCGTTCTCTGCGCCCTTAACCTTTCAACGGAAGTCCGATCGTTGGTAAACATGGCGATTGCCTCTTGTCCCTGTTCCTGAAGGATAAAAGAGGCTTCGAAATGGACGGCTTGGAGACCGAATTCTGGCGTTCCAGAGTATTTATTGTGGCGATATTGCGGCAAGGCCGCTTATGGGGCCGTTGCCGCCGCCAATGGCGTCAGAGGCCACGTTTTCCGAAGGTCCGGGTCTGGCGCAGCGGATGCGCTTCAGGCGTGCGTTCGTCCCGGGAAAATGCCGGTGCGGCCGCGTTCCTGTCCGCCCTCGGCGAAGGGGAAAAATACTCGCTGCCGAGTTCGGGAAAACGTGCGTCGAATGTTGTCGGCGCGAGCTCGGGTTTCGCCAGAACGTAACCCTGCATCAGCAGGACGCCCAGTTCCTCGCACAGCTCGACCTGCCAGCTGGTTTCCAGCCCTTCGAAGACTGGCTCTATTCCATCGTTGCGAAACTGGCTGACGATGACGCGCAGAAGGGCGGCACCCGCCGAATTCTGCATGAAATCACGCACCCAGCCCGCTTCGAATTTCACATAGTCCGGCTTGATGAGTTTTACCCGGTCAATGTCGGAATCGCCGGCGCCATAGTCGTCCAGCGCCACGCGAAAGCCGATGTCATGCATGTGGTAGGCGAAGTCCGCGACCATCTGGGTGTCGGACGCCTTTTTCTCGGAGATTTCGCAGACGATGCGGTCTGCGGTCATGCCGGCTTCGTGGGCGGCCAGCCGCATGCGTTCAACCTCCTGCCGCATCTTGGTCGGGGTCTGGAACAGGCCGGGATGGAAATTGACGAAGATGCGGGCGCGGGAGCGATTGAGCCTGCCGGTATTGAGGATGTGGATGGTGCGCAGGATGCTGTCGATATTTTCGATATCTTCAGGCGCCACCAGCGAGAAGAATTCACCCGGCGTCACCGGTTCGCCGTTGCGGTGGGGTCGTACCAGACCTTCGAAGGAATCGATGTCGAGCGCACCGCTCATCGTTCGGCGGAAAATGGGCTGCAAGGCCGATTTCAGGTTGAAGGGGCTATAGGCCGTGGACCATGTGCCATCGACCTCGCGGACAAGACTGGAAAAGATGCTTTTGGGCGCCATTTTTCAACCAGCTATAGAGACACGATCCCTAGGCTCGCTAATGTAGCGGATCAAGCGTTACTTCCGGGTTAAGCAAGCTTTAAATTCTTCGCTATGTCACATATGCCGCTTTTGGCCTTGAAAGAGCGTCTGTCTTTCGACATAGAAAATGCCGCAGAAGATGGGATTTTCTGCCTCTGCCGATGTCAACCACAACAGGACCGATTAAAAATGGCCTTCCTTGCCGACATTCTCTCCCGCGTAAAGCCATCCGCCACCATCGCTGTTACCCAGAAAGCCCGCGAGCTTAAAGCGAAGGGCCGTGATGTGATCAGCCTTGGCGCGGGCGAGCCGGATTTCGATACGCCCGAAAACATCAAGGAAGCGGCCATTGAGGCCATCAAGCGCGGCGAGACGAAATACACGCCCGTTTCCGGTATTCCGGAACTGCGCAAGGCCATTGCCGACAAGTTCAAGCGCGAAAACGGCCTGGACTACAAGCCGGAGCAGACGATTGTCGGCACGGGCGGCAAGCAGATCCTTTTCAACGCCTTCATGGCCACCCTCAACCCGGGTGACGAAGTCGTCATTCCCGCGCCTTACTGGGTCAGCTATCCGGAAATGGTGGCGATCTGCGGCGGTACGCCCGTATTCGTCGACACCACTCTGGAAGACAATTTCAAGCTGAAGCCGGAAGCGCTGGAAAAGGCGATCACGCCGAAGACCAAGTGGTTCGTGTTCAACTCGCCGTCCAACCCCTCGGGTGCTGCCTATTCGCATGACGAGCTGAAGGCGCTGACGGACGTGCTGGTCAAGCATCCGCATGTCTGGGTGCTGACCGACGACATGTATGAGCACCTGACCTATGGCGATTTCAAATTCGTCACGCCGGTCGAAGTGGAGCCTTCGCTCTATGACCGCACGCTGACGATGAATGGCGTCTCCAAGGCCTATGCCATGACCGGCTGGCGTATCGGCTATGCCGCCGGCCCGCTGCCGCTGATCAAGGCCATGGACATGATCCAGGGCCAGCAGACCTCAGGCGCCAGCTCCATCGCGCAATGGGCGGCTGTCGAAGCGCTGAACGGCACGCAGGATTTCATTCCGACCAACAAGAAAATCTTCGAAGGCCGTCGTGACCTCGTCGTCTCCATGCTCAACCAGGCCAAGGGCATCAATTGCCCGGCACCGGAAGGCGCATTCTACGTCTATCCGTCCTGCGCCGGCATGATCGGCAAGACCGCGCCGTCGGGCAAGGTCATCGAGTCGGATGTGGATTTCGTCTCCGAGCTTCTGGAAGCCGAAGGCGTTGCCGTCGTGCAGGGATCGGCCTTCGGCCTTGGCCCGAACTTCCGCATTTCCTACGCCACGTCGGAAGCGCTGCTGGAAGAGGCCTGCAAGCGCATCCAGCGCTTCTGCGCTGATTGCCGCTGATCGGTTGTTGTGATCTTGAAAGAAGCCCGGCAGCGATGCCGGGCTTTTTTTGTTCGGTGGGGCCCTTCGCACACTCCACGTCATCCTCGGGCTTGACCCGAGGATCCACAACCCGGGGCGATGGATCCTCGGGTCAAGCCCGAGGATGACGGAGGAGAGGTTTCGGTGACGCCTTGTCGGATGCTGGAAGTCCAGGCGCGACGCTCGTTTTTAAAGCCCGAGAAACAGCAGCATGATGAACGTGGCGAAAAGGATGAAATGCGTCATTCCCTCAATCGCGTTGGTTTCACCGTCATTGAGATTGATGGCGGCGGCGATGAGGGTGATGAAGACCATGACGGTCTGAACCGGCGTCATCGCCATGATGAAGGGTTGGCCGGTGTAAAGCGCGATGCCTTCCATGACCGGGACGGTGAGGATGACTGTCGACAGTGATGCGCCCATGGCAATATTGACGACGGCCTGCATGCGGTTGCGCAATGCGGACCGGAGGGCGGTCAGGATTTCAGGTGAGGCGGAGATCGTCGCTACCACGACCGCCATCAGTGCCGGTGGCGCGCTCGTGCCTTCGAGGCTCTCACTCAGGAAGGCCGCCATGAATTCCGCCAGCACGCCGATCAGCACCACACCGGCGATGATGAGGCCGATGGAGAGGGAGACGCTGCCTTCCTCCTCCTCTTCTGCGTGGCTGTCGGAAGGTTGACCGGCCGGATGCGCCTTGCGGGGATAGGCGTAGCTGAAGAAATAGCTGTGCGGGCCGACCTGCATTTTCAGGAACAATGCATAAAGCGCGATCATTGCGACGATGGTGAAGGCGGAATAGACATGCCAGCTTTCATCGGGAATGAATTCCGGCACGATCATCGAGATACCCATGGCAGTCAGGATCATGACGCCATAGGTCTTGCCTGAATCGTCATTATAGGGCTGTTCGCCGTGGCGCAGGCCGCCGAGCAGGGCGGCCAGACCTAGAATGCCGTTGATGTCGATCATCACGGCGGAATAGATCGTGTCGCGCACCAGGGTTGGCGAGCTGGATTCGCTCATGATGATGGCAAGGATCAGCACCTCTACCGCCACTGCCGACAGTGTCAGGATCATGGTGCCATAGGGATCGCCGACCTTGGCGGCAAGGATTTCGGCGTGATGGGCAACCCGCATGGACACCAGAATGATCATGCCGATGAGTGCGATGGCGGCTATGAGAGACGCCGTTTTGCCCGCCTCGAATATTGTATGTTCGGCCATATAGGCGACGATTGTCGCCGGTATTGCCAGGAGCAGCATGCGCTCCTGCTTCAGAATAGAACCCGCCATCGATTTCCCTTCCCCGTGCCAGTCCCAGGCTGTGACGTATCGTCCATCAGATCAAGCAGGATTTGCGCTTGAGTGCTTTTGGTAGGATAGTGGTGTTGCAGGACATGCTGCTCATGCCGTGGTGTTCCCGTCGGATGCAATGCTTGAAACGCGGTTGTGGTTGCCATGTCGCCTACTGAAACAGGAGGAACATGCATGACCAAAGTGGTCTATGAAATCGTCGAGCATGACGGAGGCTTCGCCTACCGCATGAACGGCGCTTATTCAGAAACCTTCCCTTCCTATGCCGATGCGGTTGAGGCTGCACGCATCGTTGCTGCCGAGCAGCAGGTGGAGGGTGATGACGAGGAAATCAGCTATCAGGACGAGCGCGGCCAATGGCACGAGGAATATAGCCAGGGCGGTGATCGGCCGGAAGCCGAGGTGGTCGACAAGACTTCATCTCCGGCCAGACCTTTTTGAAAAACAGACGTGAACAGTCCTAGCGCCGTTGCGGCGGAGCGTTCGGATCGGTTTCCTTGAGATGGAGCTTGAGGCCTTCGACAAGGGCGCTGAACACGGCACGGCATCGCGGCGAGGTCTTGAGATTTTCGTGCATCGCGACCCAGGTGTGCAGTGGAATGTCGATTTTCGGAAGGACCTGGACGAGACGTGGGTCCTTGCGTGCCAGACCGATCTGACAGACGCCAATGCCTGCGCTGGCGCGGATCATGGCAAGCTGGGCGAGATTGCTGTCGGCGCGGATTTCGAAGGAAATCTCTTCAATATCAGGTATTTCCGGATCGAGCGAACGCATCCGCTGAATAGCCGCCCGGATAAAGGGCGTCTTGCGGTCGAAACCGACCATGCGGTGGTGGTTGAGGTCCTCCATGCTTTCCGGGGCGCCGGCTTTTGCCAGATAATCGCGCGTCGCATGAAATCCCAGGCGAAAATTGCCGATGTAGCGCATGACGATCGCATCCTGCTGCGGTTCGGTCATACGAATGGCTATATCGGCCTCACGCCGTAAAAGGTCTTCCAGCGTATCGGAGAGCGAAAGCTCGATTTCAAGACGCGGATGAACTTCCTGCATGGCTGCGATGATCGGCGGCAGCATTTCCACACCGATAATATCCGATGCGCTGATACGCACGGTGCCTTCGATCTTGCCCACCTCGCCCGAGGCCGCGCGCATGAGGGCTGCGGTCGTCGCTGCCAGATTTTCCGCATAGGGCCGCAGTGCCAGCGCTGCTTCCGTCGGCATCAGGCCGTGCGGCGAGCGGATGAAGAGCGGAAAGCCGACAGCCTCTTCCAGCGCGCCGATATGGCGTCCCGCCGTCGGCTGGGTGATGCCGAGTTCGCGGGCGGCGGCGGAAAGCGAACCGTCGCTTAGCACGCTGAGGAAGGTGCGATAGAAATCCCAGCTGATGTCACGGCTTCTGGTCATAATATTTTGTATAGCTGCTCCACTGATTTCGATAATTTCGTATACCACGGAACGGGACGATACTCCAGCCCATAACAAGGAGTACGGCGATGATATATGAAAACCAGGCAAATGCGGCTGAGAATGCCACGCCACTGGCCCTGATCGTCGGGGCGAATGGCGGTGTCGGCAGCCAGATTTCGAAGATGCTGCTGCAGCGCGGCTGGCGGGTGAGGGCGATGACACGTCAGCCGGCACAGACTGCTGCGGCGGACGGTGTGGAGCGCGTGACTGGCGATGCCATGAACAGGCAGGACGTGGTGGGGGCCGCAAAGGACGCGAAGCTTATCGTCCATGCGGTCAATCCTCCCGGATATCGCAACTGGGACAGGCAGGTGCTGCCAATGCTCGACAATACCATTGCCGCCGCCGAGGCCAGCGGTGCGAGGATCGTATTTCCGGGCAGCGTCTATAATTTCGGTCCGGACGCCTTTCCGCTTCTGACGGAAGACAGCCCGCAAAAGCCGTTTACCCGCAAGGGCACCTTACGTGTCGAAATGGAGCGGCGGCTGAAAATGGCGTCAATGCGCGGCATTCCCGTTCTGATCGTCCGCGCGGGTGATTTTTTCGGCCCGGACGCGAAAAACAACTGGTTTTCGCAGATGCTGGTGCGGCCGGGCAAGCCGGTTCGCAGCGTCCAGAATCCCGCAGCGCCCCATGCCGGGCATCAATGGGCCTATCTGCCTGACGTAGCCGAGACGATCGGACGGCTGCTTGACCGCGCCGAGGAGCTTTCGACCTTTGCGGTCTATCACATGGAGGGTTTCTGGGATTTCGACGGGATGCAATTGACCGGTGCGATCGAACGGGCCGTCGGCCATCCGGTCAAGCGGCGGCGGCTATCCTGGTTGGGCATTAAGCTGGCGGCGCCCTTCGTTCCCCTGTTCCGGGAGGTGCTGGAAATGCAATATCTCTGGCAGATGCCGATCCGGATGAGCAACCGCAAGCTCACGGATTTTCTCGGAGCGGAACCGAAAACACCCATCGATGTGGCGGTATCCGCGACATTGGCAAGCCTGGGTTGCCTTGAAGAGGTGCCGAAAGCGGCGGGCCTTCACCATCCGGCCGATGCCGGGGGCAGGGTGTGATGGCGACCGCAGTGAACGGGATGTCCGCTCGGCGCCGACTATTCGCCGTGATTTCGACGATCGTGCCGGTGCTGATTTTTGCGCAGGTGCTGCTGGCCGGACTGTCGATCTATTATGACGGATCGCTGATTTCGCTGCACAAGGGGCTTGGCATGTTGATCGCCATTCCCATCGTGTCGCTGGTGGTCCTTGCCCTGCGTTACGACGAGGTGCGGCCGAACCTTGCCCGTGCGGTCGCGCTGCTGGCTCTCTACTGCCTCCAGGTGGCACTGATGAGCATCGGGCGGGAAACCGGAAATGGCCTGCTGCAGGCGCTGCATGTGGCCAACGCCTTCGTCATGGGTGCGTTTTCTGATTTTGCGGCGCGGCAGGCGCGCAGCCTGTCCTGAAACGGCAAACGCCGCACTGCTTTGAAGCAGTGCGGCGTTTTGGATTTGTCGATGATTATCAGCCAAGAGCCGGATAGTCGGTATAGCCTTCAGCCCCGCCACCATAGAAGGTCGGCTGATTGGGCTCGTTCAGCGGCGCGTCGTCCTTCAGGCGGCGCACCAGATCCGGATTGGCAATAAAGGCCTTGCCGAAGGCCACGGCATCCACCCTGCCGCTTTCCACCGCCTCGATGGCGCTCTGGCGGTCGTAGCCGTTGTTGGCGATCCAGAGGCCCTTGCCGCCGGCATTGCGATAGGCACCCTTGAAGGCGGCGTAATCGAAGGGTTTGTCGCCTTGCTTGAAGTCGCGTGGACCACCGGTTGCACCTTCAACGACATGGATGAAGGCGAGGCCCCGCTTGCCGAGTTCTTCCGCAACATAGTTATAAAGCGGCTGCGGGTCGGCCTCGAAAATATCGTTCGCCGGCGTGACGGGGGAAAGGCGGATGCCGGTGCGGCCCGCGCCGATCTCTTCCGCAACCGCGTCAACGACTTCGAGCAGGAAACGGGCGCGGTTTTCGATCGAACCGCCATATTCGTCGGTGCGCTGGTTGGTGCTGGATTTCAGGAACTGCTCGATCAGATAACCGTTGGCGGCATGGATTTCGACGCCGTCAAAACCGGCCTCAAGTGCTGCGCGCGCGCCGGTGCGGTAATCTTCAAGGATAAGGCCGATATCGTCGATGGTCAGTGCACGCGGCTCGGAGGTTTCCGCAAAGGCGCCGGTGCCGTCATCATTGATGATATAGGTCTTCGATTTGGCGGGGATGGCCGAAGGGGCGACAGGCTGGCCGCCATGCGGCTGGAGCGACGTGTGGGAAATGCGCCCTACGTGCCAGATCTGCGCGACAATCTTGCCGCCTGCCGAATGCACGCCGTCGGTGATCTTTTTCCAGCCTTCGACCGCTTCCTGCTTGTAGAGGCCCGGAACATCCGCATAGCCCTGACCCTGCTGGGAAATCGGCGTGCCTTCCGTAACGATCAGCCCGGCCGTTGCACGCTGCTCGTAATAGGTGGCGTTGAGGTTGTTGGGAATTGCCCCCGGCGAACGGTTGCGGGTAAGGGGGGCCATGACGATACGGTTGGCGAGTGCGATATCGCCGGCCTGTGCCGGTTCGAAAAGACTTGTCATGCGACTTCACTTTCTTGTCGGTTGGCGAATTGCGCGGGGGACGCGCTCTCTGTTTGTTTCGGGCATCGAACCCTTGAAAACCGGATTACCGTCTTCGGTTCGATGCCCTGGTCTTGAAGCTTGGGAGGCTCAAAGATTGGCTTGCAGATAATTGCGGAAGGCGTCGATGGTTTCCTCGTTGCGTTCGAAAAACACCCATTGCCCAACTTTCTTCGACCTTATCAGGCCAGCCGCCTGCAGAACCGCCAGATGCGACGACACGGTCGATTGCGACAGGCCGCTGATCTGAAACTGGTTGGCGCATACACCCATGCTGAGCGGATGATCCTGGCAGAAGTGATTTTCCGGGCACTTCAGCCATTCAAGGAACTTCAGCCTTGCAGGGTGGGAAAGGGCTTTGAGGATTTCCTCCGGGTTCATCTACGCTTCTCTAATATCTGGTGTGATCGATATGTATATCGATGTTTTTCGATATACAATTCACGTATCCGTGAAGGCCGGTCTGTCGCCGCCTTGTGGCTTCCAAAAAAGAAGGCCGCTGGATTTCTCCGCGGCCTGACAAGTTTGAAGGTCAAAACCTCCAGAGGGGAACAGCTGTCGCGTGCATAGGCAAGCGTGACAGCTGATTGAAATATGGGAGTAGCAATAATGCAAAACAAGGTTGCATCATGCGATATTTCGCCAAATTGGGGAAAATTCTTGCGGGTAAAAAAAGAGGGCCGCCGGATAGATCCAGGGCCCTTTAAGTGTGAAGGTCAAAAACCTCCAGAGGGGAACAGCTGATGCGGTGGAACTGGGAGGAAAAGCCACCGTGTGCATCAGCTGAGTGCGATATGGTGCTTTTTTGTGCACGAAACAACTCTTTTTTGTGCAGGTCAGGCATGCGCACCGCGCAGGTCTGCATATTTCCGGTATATTTTCTGTGCAAAGCTGGCGTGGAGCGCGCCCGGCGCATGGCTGCGCCAGACAGGCCAACTCCATGAATTAGTATGATGTTTTGTGGCGTTGGCCTATTTAAACGTCAGAAATTCCAGTTTCGTGCTTTTGCCACGACGAAGTCTCTGAAGGCTTTCAGTTTCGCTGCGTTTTTCATCTCGTCCGGGTAACAGAAGTAGGTATCGAACGAGGGAATATCTGCGGCGAGGGACAACTGAATCAATCCCGGATCGCGCCCGACGATGTAATCCGGCAAACAGGCGATACCGATTCCCAGCAGGCAGGCGCGTTTGATTGACGTCTGGCTGTTGATCTGCAGATGCGGCGTGCGCGTATTGTCGGAGGAACGTCCGGCATTTTCCAGCCAGTTGACATCCAGCAGATAGTTGGGCGCGGGTTCGCCGAAGGAGATGATGCGGTGGTTGTCCAGATCCTCGATCGACTGCGGCTCGCCATGGCGGTTGATGTAGGACGGTGCGGCATAGACGTGCATGTGGACCGTGAACAGCTTGCGCTGGATGAGGTCCGATTGCTGCGGCTGACGCAGGCGGATGGCACAATCGGCGTGCCGCATGTTCACATCCAGCTCCTCGTTGTCGAGGATGAGCTGGATCGACATTTCCGGATAGAGTTGCAGGAATTCCTGCACCTTGTCCGTGAGCCAGCCCTGGCCGAGACCAACGGTCGTCGTCACGCGCAGCTTGCCGCTCGGCTTCTCCGTCGTCTCCGTCAGTTGCATCTTGACGGTTTCGAGCTTCAGCAGCACGTCATGGGCGGTGCGATACAGCAGTTCGCCCTGCTCGGTGAGGATGAGACCTCTGGCGTGGCGGTGAAACAGCTTCACACCGACATCCTGTTCCAGCGCGCTGACCTGGCGGCTGATGGCCGACTGGGACAAATGCAGCTTGTCGGCAGCGTGGGTAAAAGACCCCGCTTCGGCTGCGGCATGAAAAATGCGCAGTTTATCCCAGTCCAATGGCATTGCCATGCCTATCCTGCCTTTCGGTTATTCCGCTGCGACCGCGAGCGGTTGTTGCGCGGTGAGATAACGTTCGGCCTCCAGGGCGGCCATGCAGCCCATGCCGGCGGCGGTGATCGCCTGACGGTAAATGTCGTCGGTGACGTCGCCGGCCGCGAAAATACCTTCCACATCCGTTGCCGTGGAATCGGGCGCGGTCCACATGTAACCGTTGTCTTTCAGCTTCACCTTGCCCTTGAACAATTCGACAGCCGGAGCATGGCCGATGGCGACAAAGACGCCGTCGATGGGCGTATCGCTGATCACACCGGTGTTGGTGTCA
Proteins encoded in this window:
- a CDS encoding DUF2188 domain-containing protein; the encoded protein is MTKVVYEIVEHDGGFAYRMNGAYSETFPSYADAVEAARIVAAEQQVEGDDEEISYQDERGQWHEEYSQGGDRPEAEVVDKTSSPARPF
- a CDS encoding LysR family transcriptional regulator, whose amino-acid sequence is MTRSRDISWDFYRTFLSVLSDGSLSAAARELGITQPTAGRHIGALEEAVGFPLFIRSPHGLMPTEAALALRPYAENLAATTAALMRAASGEVGKIEGTVRISASDIIGVEMLPPIIAAMQEVHPRLEIELSLSDTLEDLLRREADIAIRMTEPQQDAIVMRYIGNFRLGFHATRDYLAKAGAPESMEDLNHHRMVGFDRKTPFIRAAIQRMRSLDPEIPDIEEISFEIRADSNLAQLAMIRASAGIGVCQIGLARKDPRLVQVLPKIDIPLHTWVAMHENLKTSPRCRAVFSALVEGLKLHLKETDPNAPPQRR
- a CDS encoding NAD(P)H-binding protein, whose amino-acid sequence is MIYENQANAAENATPLALIVGANGGVGSQISKMLLQRGWRVRAMTRQPAQTAAADGVERVTGDAMNRQDVVGAAKDAKLIVHAVNPPGYRNWDRQVLPMLDNTIAAAEASGARIVFPGSVYNFGPDAFPLLTEDSPQKPFTRKGTLRVEMERRLKMASMRGIPVLIVRAGDFFGPDAKNNWFSQMLVRPGKPVRSVQNPAAPHAGHQWAYLPDVAETIGRLLDRAEELSTFAVYHMEGFWDFDGMQLTGAIERAVGHPVKRRRLSWLGIKLAAPFVPLFREVLEMQYLWQMPIRMSNRKLTDFLGAEPKTPIDVAVSATLASLGCLEEVPKAAGLHHPADAGGRV
- a CDS encoding DUF6220 domain-containing protein, with translation MATAVNGMSARRRLFAVISTIVPVLIFAQVLLAGLSIYYDGSLISLHKGLGMLIAIPIVSLVVLALRYDEVRPNLARAVALLALYCLQVALMSIGRETGNGLLQALHVANAFVMGAFSDFAARQARSLS
- a CDS encoding alkene reductase, translated to MTSLFEPAQAGDIALANRIVMAPLTRNRSPGAIPNNLNATYYEQRATAGLIVTEGTPISQQGQGYADVPGLYKQEAVEGWKKITDGVHSAGGKIVAQIWHVGRISHTSLQPHGGQPVAPSAIPAKSKTYIINDDGTGAFAETSEPRALTIDDIGLILEDYRTGARAALEAGFDGVEIHAANGYLIEQFLKSSTNQRTDEYGGSIENRARFLLEVVDAVAEEIGAGRTGIRLSPVTPANDIFEADPQPLYNYVAEELGKRGLAFIHVVEGATGGPRDFKQGDKPFDYAAFKGAYRNAGGKGLWIANNGYDRQSAIEAVESGRVDAVAFGKAFIANPDLVRRLKDDAPLNEPNQPTFYGGGAEGYTDYPALG
- a CDS encoding ArsR/SmtB family transcription factor, with translation MNPEEILKALSHPARLKFLEWLKCPENHFCQDHPLSMGVCANQFQISGLSQSTVSSHLAVLQAAGLIRSKKVGQWVFFERNEETIDAFRNYLQANL
- a CDS encoding LysR family transcriptional regulator VtlR yields the protein MPLDWDKLRIFHAAAEAGSFTHAADKLHLSQSAISRQVSALEQDVGVKLFHRHARGLILTEQGELLYRTAHDVLLKLETVKMQLTETTEKPSGKLRVTTTVGLGQGWLTDKVQEFLQLYPEMSIQLILDNEELDVNMRHADCAIRLRQPQQSDLIQRKLFTVHMHVYAAPSYINRHGEPQSIEDLDNHRIISFGEPAPNYLLDVNWLENAGRSSDNTRTPHLQINSQTSIKRACLLGIGIACLPDYIVGRDPGLIQLSLAADIPSFDTYFCYPDEMKNAAKLKAFRDFVVAKARNWNF